The nucleotide sequence AGCGCCTCCGAAATACCTGGCGCAACGACCGCGAGGCTTGTGTTCTGCTGCAGCGCGATCTGCTCGAAGCTGTGCATGATGCCCCAGACCGTGCCGAACAGCCCGACGAATGGCGCCGTGGACCCAACGGTGGCCAAGAAGGACAGCCCGCTGGTCAAGCGCTCGGTTTCCTTGGCAATGGCGACATCCATGGTCCGGTCAATGCGCGACGTGGCACCCGGGATAAACCCGCCATCACCGCGAAAGGAGCGGTTGAATTCATCCATCCCCGCCACGAAAATGCGCTCTGACGCCCCGCGCGGCTTACCGCCGATGTCCTGATAGAGACGGTCCAGCGGCTCACCCGACCAGAAGGCACGATCAAACCGCGCCGCGCGACGTTTCGCCCTGCGGTAGGTAAGGTGCTTCTGGATAATGATGGCCCATGCCCAGACCGATGCGGCGAACAGCATCAGCATCACCAGCTTCACGGTCAGTGTCGCACGGGCGAAAAGCGCCCAGAATGAGAAATCGATGGGGTCCATAACTCTGCCTGTATTTCCAGCCGTTCAGCGGCGGCTCTTTTGCAGCCGATTCTATAGCAAAGCCAAGCCCGATGCTATGACAACCGCGTTACCTGACCCAACGCGGCAAAGACTCGCGAAGCGACGCCGGCAAGCGTGCGGGCCGCCCATCGGCACGCAGGCACACCAACTCGACGATCGCGGAGAACAAAAGCCTATCGTCGCGCTTGACGTCTTGCTGCAGCGTGATCCGGGCGCCGGACTGCGCGGCCACTGTCGTCTCAACCGCCAACGCATCGTCGAACCGCGCGGGTGTGACGTAATCCGCCTCTACCCGCCGCACGGCAAACACCAACCCGTCGTCCTGCTTCATTTGCGCCTGATCCAACCCAGCATCGCGGATCATCTCGCTGCGGGCGCGCTCGATGAATTTCAGATAGTTCGCGTAGTAGACGATTCCCGCAAGGTCCGTGTCCTCATAATAGACTCGGCAATGAAACAGGTGCGGCCGGGCGCTCACGCGTTTTTCTCCTGCGGTGCCATCTGGCTGACACGCGCATAAACCCGTAGCGCGTGGGTCGGATCATCGGCGACGGCAGGCAGGACCGGATCATAGGCGGCATTGATCACGGCACCAATGTCGGGTTGCAGGACCGTTTGACCCGAATCAGGTAACACCGCCAATGGCGACCGGTCGGAAAAAGCCACATCCGACCACAACAGCATCGATTGCGCCGCCTGCGCGAGAGCGATGTCTTCGGCCGGAAGTGTCGACATGGTGGGCGACATCCGCACGAAGACGAAGCAAGCTCGAATCGCGCCATTCTCGTCAAATCGAAACAGGCGGTACTGGCTGGCGTCAGCCTTTTCCAGGCGCTGCACTTGCCCGGCAAGATCAGGGACCAACTTGTCGAGATCGGGTGTCTCGGTTAGTTCGGCCCATTCGTTGAAGAAGAATATCATCAGATTGACGCCGAGTTCCGCATCGGTTTCTACGATCTCCAGACCAGCCAGATGCGCGACCGCCTCCACTGCACCCTTCACGATGGACAACGTTTCGTCCTGAACCCCGAACACCACCGGGGCGATCGGACGCCCCCACCGCGCGAAGGCGTAGCTGCCGTCGCTGCGGGTAAACATCGCGCGGATATCGTCGGGTGTCATATCTGGACCTCGCATCTTGCGCGGGCGCTCTAGCAAAGTGACGAACCAGTGGCCAGCGCTTCAATCCTCGAACAGCGTGCCTTGATCCGTTCCGGGTCGTGGCGCGGCAAGTCCCAGATGGGTCCACGCCTTGTGCCCCAGCATCCGTCCGCGCGGCGTGCGCTGGATCAGACCCTGTTGTAGCAAGAAGGGCTCAATCACCTCTTCCAGAGCATCCCTGCTCTCCGAAAGCGCGGCGGCAATGGTTTCGATGCCCACGGGGCCGCCACCATAATTCTCGGCCAGAAGCAGCATGTACCTCCGGTCTGCTCCATCCAGCCCCAACTGGTCGACACCGAGTCGTGTCAGCGCCGAGTCCGCCAGTTCCCGCGTGATCTTCCCATCGCCTTCGACCACGGCAAAATCAACAACGCGACGCAGCAAACGTCCGGCGATTCGGGGTGTACCACGCGCCCGGCGCGCGATCTCCAACGCACCGCCGTCATCAGCAGGCACGCCAAGCTTGCGCGCGCCGCGCGTGACAATCTGGTGCAACTCCTCGACCGTGTAGAACTGCAACCGCGTCGGGATTCCGAACCGGTCGCGCAGCGGCGTAGTCAGCAAACCCAGACGCGTCGTCGCACCCACAAGTGTAAATGGCTGCAAATCGATCCGCACGGTCCGCGCGGCGGGCCCTTCTCCGATCACCAGATCCAGCTCGAAATCCTCAAGCGCCGGATAGAGCACCTCTTCCACCACGGGATTGAGTCGGTGAATCTCGTCGATGAACAACACATCACGCGCGTCGAGATTGGTCAGGATCGCGGCCAAATCACCAGCCTTGGCCAGGACCGGCCCAGATGTCATGCGAAAGTTCACGCCAAGCTCACGCGCGACAATCTGCGCAAGCGTCGTCTTGCCCAGCCCCGGCGGTCCGTAGAACAGCGTGTGGTCCATCGCTTCGCCACGTTGACGTGCCGACTGCATGAAGATCTTGAGGTTCGCCCGCGCCTCGGCCTGACCGATGAATTCATCCAGCGCCTGCGGACGCAGCGCGCGATCTCGATCATCGGGTTGCTCTTCCGGGCTGAGCGTGAAATCGGTCACAGGGCCATCCATCCTTTGCTCACCCCGTCGGAGCCAGTCGTTTCAGGGCCAAGCGGATAAGTTCCGATGTCCCGGCGTCCGGCTCATCACGCGCGGCCTGGGCCACGGCAGTCGCCGCCTCGCCGGGGGTATAACCCAAATTCGCCAGAGCTGACAGCGCATCGGCCTGATCGGCGGCTCGGCTGGGTGCGACCGGTTTTGGTTCATTCTCTACAACGGCTGCGTCGGAGCTTTCCGTCACGGGCAGAACAGCCGATGCCGTTGCGCTTTCATCCTGCCCCGCCATCGCCATCACAGAAGGCGCCTTGTCTTTCAATTCATTTACAACACGTTGCGCGATCTTGGGTCCAATACCCGGCGCAGACTTCACCGACGCGGCATCGCCAAGCGCAATTGCCCGCCCGACTCCTTCAGGACCCAGCACGCCGAGGATGGCCAAAGCAGCCTTCGCGCCGACGCCCTGAACAGACAGCAGCAACCGGTACCATTCCTTCTCCACCAGCGTCTGAAAGCCGTAGAGTTGCAGAAGGTCTTCACGCACCATCAAGTCGGTATAGAGCGATGCAAACCCGCCTTTCGCAGGCAGCGAGGCTATCGTGCGATCCGAGCAGTAGATGAGATAGCCAACCCCGCCCACATCGATCATTACGTGATCAAGTCCGCGATAGGCGAGTTGTCCCGAAATCCGTCCAATCATGCAGATGCCCGACGCAAGGCCGCCTCCAAACGTCCGGAGTTCTGGATATGGAACGAATGGCAGATTGCTATTGCCAAGGCATCAGCCGCATCCGGCCCGTCCAGCACGGCTCCCGGCAATTGCAGCGACACCATATGGCTGACCTGTTCTTTGGCAGCGTGGCCGACGCCCACGACCGCCTTCTTCACGGAGTTGGGGGCGTACTCTCCCACCTCAAGTCCAGCCTGCGCAGGAACCAGCAGCGCGATGGCCCGTGCCTGCCCCAGCTTCAAGGTACCCGCCGAATCACGATTCACAAAGGTCTGCTCGACGGCGGCATGATCGGGTGAAAACCGATTGAGCACATCCGTCAGTTGCTCATGCAGCGCCAGCAGCCGAACCGCCAGTGCACCGCCTCCGGACAGGCAGGTGCCATTCCCGACATGGGACATACGACCGCCGGACACATCTATGATGCCCCATCCGAGACGTCGCAGCCCGGGATCAATGCCCATTATACGCATGTTTCGCCTGCTCTTGTCGCTTTTCCTTGCGCTAGCACGGAAGGAGAACATTTGCAAAACAGAATGCACATCCGCCACAAACACCGGACAGAGCCATGCATCTGCGGCAATTCGCCCTCCGTGACGCTACGGCGTTCAGTCCGGACACCCCTTGAACGCGCTGAATTACTTGCATCGCGTTATTTACAAGGGAGTTTTGCCATGCATCCAGCGCAAGACCGGATTGCAAATTCGTTCGTTGTGACAGCGTCAGCGAGGGACTATCTGCCTCCGTGAAGACGAAACGATGCTGCATCTGCACAATGTTTCGCCAAGTTGAGAATTACGAGGAAAACAAACATGGCTACCCTTGACACAACTCCGGTTATCAACGCCGCACCTGAATTCAACCGCAACCCGTTCGCACGTCTGATCGACGCTGTAATTGCATGGAACCAGACCCGCGTTACCCGTGACGCTCTGTCCCGTCTGAACGACCGCGAACTGGCTGACATCGGCCTGAGCCGCAGTGACATCGAATACGTTGCACGTCACGGCCGCCAAGGCTGAATATATGCTTCACGACTCCCTCCCTCGCGTGAAGCGAGACGGCCGCCAGATTTGATCTGAGCGGCCGTTTCTCTTTTATGGGGGACCGGCCCGGCGACTGGCCGCGGTCTTCGGAAATCAAGTACGCTTCATCGTCAGCGTGGACCATTCCCCAATGTCTTCCCGACGATGAAGGTCGAACCCGGCCACACGATAGGCCGCATCGACCTCGTCCGCTTGCTCGACCAGCAAGCCCGACAAGATGCAGTATCCGCCCGCTTGCAGGCTGCGCGCCATGTCCGGTGCCAGATCGATCAGCGGCCC is from Qingshengfaniella alkalisoli and encodes:
- the tolQ gene encoding protein TolQ — protein: MDPIDFSFWALFARATLTVKLVMLMLFAASVWAWAIIIQKHLTYRRAKRRAARFDRAFWSGEPLDRLYQDIGGKPRGASERIFVAGMDEFNRSFRGDGGFIPGATSRIDRTMDVAIAKETERLTSGLSFLATVGSTAPFVGLFGTVWGIMHSFEQIALQQNTSLAVVAPGISEALFATALGLLAAIPAVIFYNKLSSDSARIVGEYEAFADEFSTLLSRELDD
- the ybgC gene encoding tol-pal system-associated acyl-CoA thioesterase, encoding MSARPHLFHCRVYYEDTDLAGIVYYANYLKFIERARSEMIRDAGLDQAQMKQDDGLVFAVRRVEADYVTPARFDDALAVETTVAAQSGARITLQQDVKRDDRLLFSAIVELVCLRADGRPARLPASLRESLPRWVR
- the ruvB gene encoding Holliday junction branch migration DNA helicase RuvB, with amino-acid sequence MTDFTLSPEEQPDDRDRALRPQALDEFIGQAEARANLKIFMQSARQRGEAMDHTLFYGPPGLGKTTLAQIVARELGVNFRMTSGPVLAKAGDLAAILTNLDARDVLFIDEIHRLNPVVEEVLYPALEDFELDLVIGEGPAARTVRIDLQPFTLVGATTRLGLLTTPLRDRFGIPTRLQFYTVEELHQIVTRGARKLGVPADDGGALEIARRARGTPRIAGRLLRRVVDFAVVEGDGKITRELADSALTRLGVDQLGLDGADRRYMLLLAENYGGGPVGIETIAAALSESRDALEEVIEPFLLQQGLIQRTPRGRMLGHKAWTHLGLAAPRPGTDQGTLFED
- the ruvA gene encoding Holliday junction branch migration protein RuvA; translated protein: MIGRISGQLAYRGLDHVMIDVGGVGYLIYCSDRTIASLPAKGGFASLYTDLMVREDLLQLYGFQTLVEKEWYRLLLSVQGVGAKAALAILGVLGPEGVGRAIALGDAASVKSAPGIGPKIAQRVVNELKDKAPSVMAMAGQDESATASAVLPVTESSDAAVVENEPKPVAPSRAADQADALSALANLGYTPGEAATAVAQAARDEPDAGTSELIRLALKRLAPTG
- the ruvC gene encoding crossover junction endodeoxyribonuclease RuvC; translation: MRIMGIDPGLRRLGWGIIDVSGGRMSHVGNGTCLSGGGALAVRLLALHEQLTDVLNRFSPDHAAVEQTFVNRDSAGTLKLGQARAIALLVPAQAGLEVGEYAPNSVKKAVVGVGHAAKEQVSHMVSLQLPGAVLDGPDAADALAIAICHSFHIQNSGRLEAALRRASA
- a CDS encoding DUF1127 domain-containing protein is translated as MATLDTTPVINAAPEFNRNPFARLIDAVIAWNQTRVTRDALSRLNDRELADIGLSRSDIEYVARHGRQG